In Plasmodium falciparum 3D7 genome assembly, chromosome: 8, the following proteins share a genomic window:
- a CDS encoding inner membrane complex protein 1i, putative — MQGETINVPSSSVPYTFEHSKHLKSKILKPIRQEKVVKVPVTQYVEKIVEKEEIKYVNKYVDVIKPIITYKTKHISKPIYLDKIKYQPKVVEKEKIIHIPKIEYRNKIVEIPVYVHKENIIEKKVPLIVERVVPVLKVNRVEKEILTNSFEIPEICEMTKDENNIHIGKNVHETNQQISCNVSEKGNSFVSEINKEKSDIYNIETYRHMQTTNASPKVYSQLEISSSNMDNQNVETLKDKNNVVDSNDTSDEEEYNEGNLEHKNETRYHEATNEYSNYDFTSEKNQKINDEENNSKELINNNNMEENYYDIDERFKDSNISHVSIHLPEEKGIEQQSYEQNYMNSCNNNYNIIESNLGDTSGSVYNNINTYGTYYSDNMNPQFDKTFVNQSYNGSKGYIQKIMQRNHIPNYSTNTMEHLKIVEEKHPNSSNLHISNERFSTLPSVYGARSVTGKSNFVPSYANSNGQAIVSVRPATIVEYVPKSKKYKASLCNFINKCCGNM; from the coding sequence atgcaagGTGAAACAATTAATGTACCTTCTTCCAGTGTTCCTTACACCTTTGAACATTCAAAACATTTGAAGAGTAAAATTCTTAAACCAATACGCCAAGAAAAAGTAGTGAAGGTTCCTGTTACTCAATATGTAGAAAAAATAGTAGAAAAAGAGGaaattaaatatgtaaataaatatgtagatGTTATTAAACCTATTATTACctataaaacaaaacataTTTCAAAACCCATTTACTTAGATAAAATTAAGTATCAGCCAAAAGTAgtagaaaaggaaaaaattatacatataccCAAAATAGAATACAGAAACAAAATTGTAGAAATACCAGTATATGTTCATAAAGAAAAcattatagaaaaaaaggTCCCTCTAATTGTAGAACGTGTTGTTCCAGTATTAAAAGTAAACAGAGTTGAGAAAGAAATTTTGACTAATAGCTTTGAAATACCTGAAATATGTGAAATGACAaaggatgaaaataatattcatattggAAAAAATGTGCATGAGACAAACCAACAAATTTCTTGTAATGTTTCCGAAAAGGGAAATTCATTTGTATccgaaataaataaagaaaaaagtgatatttataatatcgaAACATACAGACATATGCAAACAACCAATGCATCGCCTAAAGTTTATTCACAATTGGAGATATCATCTTCCAATATGGATAACCAAAATGTTGAAacattaaaagataaaaataatgtagtTGATAGTAATGATACTTCTGATGAAGAGGAATACAATGAAGGAAACTTGgaacataaaaatgaaacaagATACCATGAAGCTACTAATGAATATTCTAATTATGATTTTACATCAGAGAAAAATCAAAAGataaatgatgaagaaaacAATTCGAAggaattaattaataataataatatggaagaAAATTACTATGATATTGATGAACGCTTTAAGGATTCCAATATATCTCATGTAAGTATTCATTTACCAGAAGAAAAAGGAATTGAACAACAGTCCTATGAACAAAACTATATGAATTcctgtaataataattacaatataATAGAATCGAATTTAGGAGATACTAGTGGTTcagtatataataatattaacaccTATGGTACATATTATTCTGATAATATGAACCCACAATTTGATAAAACCTTTGTTAACCAATCATATAATGGCTCTAAGGgttatattcaaaaaataatgcAGAGAAATCATATTCCTAATTATAGTACAAATACAATGGAGCATCTTAAAATAGTAGAAGAAAAACATCCAAATTCATCGAATTTACATATATCTAATGAAAGGTTTTCAACATTACCTAGTGTATATGGCGCACGTTCGGTTACAGGAAAATCTAATTTTGTTCCTTCCTATGCTAATAGTAATGGACAAGCAATTGTATCAGTACGACCTGCAACAATTGTAGAGTATGTACctaaatcaaaaaaatacaaagcTTCATTGTgcaattttattaataaatgctGTGGTAATATGTAA
- a CDS encoding lipoate-protein ligase B: MNKINLLVLISLTFIILLNPKMKVGKLKKRKNSGLLYPYFKNKSFRLNRYIFIKPIKSVKLNYKKKKMNLTHEICILNCSEKLIDYKLAFQLQNILHHSKIIMKNKNEVQISNHLELKKFKNFKENMEKYDFCFILQHTPCYTLGSVANCSDILLDKENYYIEELGDIYNNLYSNEIIHLMNKCETIQDKINQSDIYNENTNYFNNFLKHCRQRKIPIYRVNRGGKATYHGPGQLVLYFIFNLKNYPSNYNERIINKHYKYTNKENFPSKTSEYEKNNIYTNSNSKENISSIERTFDLRTTINNFQKIGMETLQKFNIKTHCKKDTIGIFYKDKKIISIGLKITKYISMHGLSLNFNLDNNFLKYLLSCGMNHNDYISMHEINEMKKKNYIYQKGKIASSSNILNELTLNITESLKKVFNVKVRNIKDIREMFY; encoded by the coding sequence atgaataaaataaacctGCTTGTACTAATTTCTTTAACTTTCATTATACTATTAAATCCAAAAATGAAAGTcggaaaattaaaaaagagaaaaaattcTGGCTTGTTATATCCATATTTTAAGAATAAATCATTTAGattaaatagatatatattcataaaaccAATAAAAAGTGTAAAACtaaattataagaaaaaaaaaatgaacctAACACATGAAATTTGTATTTTAAATTGTAGTGAAAAATTAATAGATTATAAACTAGCTTTTCAACTTCAAAATATCCTACATCAttcaaaaattattatgaaaaataaaaatgaagtacAAATATCAAATCAtttagaattaaaaaaattcaaaaatttCAAAGAAAACATGGAAAAATATGATTTCTGTTTTATATTACAACATACTCCATGCTATACCTTAGGTAGTGTAGCAAATTGTAGTGATATACTTCTAGATaaggaaaattattatattgaagAATTAggagatatatataataatttgtattCGAATGAAATTATTCATCTTATGAATAAATGTGAAACAATTCAAGATAAAATTAATCAAtctgatatatataatgaaaatacaaattatttcaataattttttaaaacattgtAGACAAAGAAAAATACCCATTTATCGAGTTAACAGGGGAGGCAAAGCTACATACCATGGACCTGGACAGttagtattatattttatatttaacttAAAAAATTATCCATCCAATTATAATGAGCGAATTATAAATAAGcactataaatatacaaacaaaGAAAACTTTCCATCAAAAACATcggaatatgaaaaaaataacatatatacaaattcAAACAGTAAAGAAAACATATCATCTATAGAACGCACTTTTGATTTGCGCACAACAATAAATAACTTTCAAAAAATTGGAATGGAAACCTTgcaaaaatttaatataaaaacacaCTGTAAAAAAGATACAATAGGTATCTTTTATaaggataaaaaaattatatccaTAGGAttgaaaataacaaaatatatatctatgcATGGATTGTCATTAAATTTTAATCTCGAtaacaattttttaaaatatctatTATCATGTGGTATGAAtcataatgattatatatccatgcatgaaataaatgaaatgaaaaaaaaaaattatatttatcaaaaaggaaaaatagcTAGTAGctcaaatatattaaatgaattaaCTTTAAATATAACAGAGTCATTAAAAAAGGTGTTTAATGTAAAagtaagaaatataaaagatatacgagaaatgttttattaa
- a CDS encoding dicarboxylate/tricarboxylate carrier, translated as MDRDIAKYDLESSSSVDVNKKGNNNKSVFEKIKPFAVGGASGMFATFCIQPLDMVKVRIQLNAEGKNVLRNPFIVAKDIIKNEGFLSLYKGLDAGLTRQVIYTTGRLGLFRTFSDMVKKEGEPLPFYKKCFCALAAGGLGAFIGNPADLSLIRLQADNTLPKELKRNYTGVFNALYRISKEEGLFALWKGSVPTIARAMSLNLGMLSTYDQSKEFLQKYLGVGMKTNLVASVISGFFAVTLSLPFDFVKTCMQKMKADPVTKKMPYKNMLDCSIQLYKKGGISIFYSSYATYYVRIAPHAMITLITVDYLNNLLKKIS; from the coding sequence atgGACAGAGATATAGCTAAATATGATTTAGAATCAAGTTCAAGTGTTGATGTTAATAAAAAGGGGAATAATAACAAGAGTGTTTTTGAAAAGATAAAACCATTCGCAGTAGGAGGAGCAAGTGGTATGTTTGCCACATTTTGTATCCAACCATTAGATATGGTAAAAGTAAGAATTCAATTAAATGCTGAAggaaaaaatgtattaaggAATCCATTTATAGTTGCTAAGGACATAATAAAGAATGAAGGATTTTTGTCATTATATAAAGGATTAGATGCTGGATTAACTCGTCAAGTTATTTATACTACTGGTCGATTAGGATTATTTCGTACTTTTTCAGACATGGTAAAAAAAGAAGGAGAACCTTTacctttttataaaaaatgtttttgtGCTCTAGCAGCTGGTGGATTAGGAGCCTTTATTGGAAATCCTGCAGATTTATCTTTAATTAGATTACAAGCTGATAATACATTAccaaaagaattaaaaaggaATTATACTGGTGTGTTTAATGCATTATATAGAATTTCAAAAGAAGAAGGATTATTTGCTTTATGGAAAGGTTCGGTTCCAACTATAGCTAGAGCCATGTCATTAAATTTAGGAATGCTTTCTACTTATGATCAATCAAAAgaatttttacaaaaatatcTTGGTGTTGGTATGAAGACTAATCTGGTTGCTAGTGTTATTAGTGGCTTTTTTGCGGTCACTTTAAGTTTACCTTTTGATTTTGTTAAAACTTGCATGCAAAAAATGAAAGCAGATCCTGTTACTAAGAAAATGccctataaaaatatgttagaTTGTTCTattcaattatataaaaaaggaggTATCTCTATTTTCTATTCAAGTTATGCTACCTATTATGTACGTATCGCACCTCATGCTATGATTACACTCATAACTGTAGATTATCTAAataatcttttaaaaaaaatttcttaa
- a CDS encoding mitochondrial import receptor subunit TOM7, putative, translated as MKEYHISIDTKKIFDRAYAISLKMCDKFIRPFLYYGFTPMIFGYGLYYNNEFTLNPFKLIPKILIG; from the exons ATGAAAGAATATCATATTAGTATAGATACCAAGAAAATATTTGATAGG gcATATGCCATATCTCTTAAAATGTGTGATAAATTTATAAgaccatttttatattacggTTTCACACCAATGATATTTGGATATGgactttattataataatgaatttaCCCTGAATCCTTTTAAATTAATtccaaaaattttaataggTTAA
- a CDS encoding alpha/beta hydrolase, putative, whose translation MFHLYELLMFFLRHPRDEYNEEFLGPIFMHFYDKNYYRKDLIIKNRRGEKLKCSFFTPFNYNENTPCVIYTHSASSCQLEVLDILHILLLCECSIFSYDCSGCGLSDGYYSTKGWNESQDLYLLLNHLHYVEKIKNFVLWGKYSGAVSSIIAAALYGNIKLLILDSPYVSLIELYKTTFHLNAKKKGEIFFKNVCLYLVRKQIKKKFHYDINNVCPIFFIEDITIPTIYIISKNDKIVHPVHSLYFAYKQQKAYKIFYISESSTQTYENFSYENKLTLAIKTILYGCSINSTEFKKVFDVYAYWKLFYSLKDKYENEFFFIDKLITKKLNQKNKIIKNVKKFILFKYESKTSLNSSTQSTMDSIREFNTNENEYSEQKLFTENKCENYKINQYKHSGNISECLYSDIDIMTDDHKVTSNPFKDKHVDNLHNYNQTYGNIEEQQKESELLHMQSARSSLKSNKNTYKKSLTWDSKLQSSITYFKEDCPFQLLKND comes from the exons ATGTTTCATTTATATGAACTgttaatgttttttttaagacATCCAAGGGATGAATATAATGAAGAATTTTTAGGTCCTATATTTATGcatttttatgataaaaattattataggAAAGAtttgattataaaaaatagaagaggagagaaattaaaatgttcttttttcacaccttttaattataatgagAATACACCTTgtgttatatatacacattctGCAAGTAGTTGTCAATTAGAAGTTTTggatatattacatattcttttattatgtGAATGTTCTATATTTTCCTATGATTGTTCAGGTTGTGGTTTATCTGATGGATATTATTCTACTAAGGGTTGGAATGAATCTCAAGATTTGTATTTGTTATTAAATCATTTACATTATGtagaaaagataaaaaattttgttttatggGGAAAATATTCCGGCGCAGTAAGTTCAATAATAGCAGCCGCCTTGtatggaaatataaaattgttg aTTCTGGACTCACCATATGTATCTTTaattgaattatataaaacaacaTTTCACTTGAATGCTAAGAAAAAAGGAgagatattttttaaaaatgtctGTTTATATTTAGTAAGGAAACAAATTAAGAAGAAGTTCcattatgatataaataatgtgtgtccaatattttttattgaagATATCACAATTCCcacaatttatattatttcaaaaaatgataaaatagtACATCCTGttcattctttatattttgcatataaacaacaaaaagcatataaaattttttatatatcagaATCTTCAACGCAaacatatgaaaatttttctTATGAAAATAAACTAACTCTAGCTATTAAAACCATATTATATGGATGTTCTATTAATAGTACAGAATTTAAGAAGGTTTTTGATGTATATGCTTATtggaaattattttatagttTGAAAGATAAGTATGagaatgaatttttttttattgataaattaataacaaaaaaattaaatcaaaaaaataaaatcattaaaaatgttaaaaagtTTATTCTGTTCAAGTATGAATCTAAGACATCCTTAAACTCATCGAC CCAATCAACTATGGATTCCATTCGAGAATTCAATACga aTGAAAATGAATATTCTGAACAAAAATTATTCACAGAGAATAAATGTGAAAACTATAAAATTAATCAATATAAGCATTCGGGAAATATTAGTGAATGCTTATATTCCGATATTGATATTATGACAGATGACCATAAGGTTACGAGCAATCCTTTTAAAGATAAACATGTAGATAATTTACATAACTATAATCAGACATATGGAAATATTGAAGAACAACAAAAAGAATCCGAATTATTACACATGCAAAGCGCAAGAAGTTCTTTAAAATcaa acaaaaatacatataaaaaatcttTAACATGGGATAGCAAACTTCAGAGTTCTATTACTTATTTCAAAGAAGATTGCCCATTTCAATTGTTAAAGAATGATTAA
- a CDS encoding exonuclease, putative, which produces MNLFNYTHNYIYIIKYKNFYHNLLNIEFFKHFKSIEKFGLLKRFYSTKFNSKEYEKYDRNNNDKKCIILRNTESVSKDIKIIENEKECEEAAEEINRSEIIAIDFEGTNLGRYGKVCLMQVYVEKKNMNEQSDNILQKYYIFDLLKTSVIKSAQKIIENKKTLKLIHDCREDSSALYNQLGMKLENVYDTSRAHLLLMEKQKKNDIYQVSFAQLINDYLGINDASLSFIKKEMYKNEKIWETRPLSNISIIYALKNVKYLYKLYKIFDKLLPKKLVLEKSKEFVNYCYLNYEYKLPNDLAKRGNIVEAMLVSKSLLNCVFKLNSTRKGMACTPSTIAHFVDVKIGDVVLCVVSNKSIDQKILYLCKHDDVYDYWNLKERPREKFKPSIHECTTDPMITFCNEEHSS; this is translated from the coding sequence ATGAATTTGTTCAATTACACacataactatatatatattataaaatataaaaatttttatcacAACCTCTTGAATATTGAATTTTTTAAGCATTTTAAAAGTATAGAAAAATTTGGATTGTTAAAAAGGTTTTATAGTACAAAATTTAATTCAAAAGAATATGAGAAATATGATaggaataataatgataaaaaatgtattatattaaggAATACTGAGAGTGTATccaaagatataaaaattattgaaaACGAAAAAGAATGCGAAGAAGCAGCTGAAGAAATTAATAGAAGTGAAATTATTGCAATTGATTTTGAGGGGACAAATTTGGGTAGATATGGAAAAGTATGTTTAATGCAGGTTtatgtagaaaaaaaaaatatgaatgaacAGAGTGATAATATACtccaaaaatattatatatttgatttacTTAAAACATCAGTAATAAAAAGCGcacaaaaaataattgaaaataaaaaaactttGAAATTAATACATGATTGCAGAGAAGATAGTTCTGCTTTGTATAATCAGTTAGGAATGAAACTTGAAAATGTTTATGACACATCGAGAGCTCATTTACTATTAATggaaaaacaaaagaagaaTGATATATATCAAGTTAGTTTTGCTCAACTTATAAATGATTATTTAGGTATCAATGATGCTTCATTaagttttattaaaaaagagatgtataagaatgaaaaaatttGGGAAACAAGACCTTTAAGTAATATAAGTATAATATATgctttaaaaaatgtaaaatatttatacaagttatacaaaatatttgaTAAATTACTTCCAAAAAAACTCGTTTTGGAAAAATCCAAAGAATTTGTAAATTATTGTTACCTTAACTATGAATATAAACTACCTAACGATTTAGCTAAAAGGGGGAATATAGTGGAAGCTATGCTTGTGAGTAAATCTTTATTAAATTGTGTTTTTAAATTGAATAGTACTAGAAAAGGAATGGCTTGTACTCCATCAACGATTGCTCATTTTGTTGATGTTAAGATTGGAGATGTTGTTTTGTGCGTAGTAAGTAATAAATCGATAGATcagaaaattttatatttatgtaagcATGATGATGTGTATGATTATTGGAATTTAAAGGAAAGACCCAGGGAAAAATTCAAACCATCAATACATGAATGTACTACTGATCCTATGATTACATTTTGTAATGAGGAGCATTCATCTTAA
- a CDS encoding DnaJ protein, putative — protein sequence MGRKASNDSYENSDVNGAVSKRKSKGKDDINDIMNDLNKKKMNEKKNMKDKKDGNFSGNMIGGMYKNKLRYILDNIIIISIILSFVVLISFKYLEEKYSIESYFEDGDSFDYYEVLKCKRGDSIQKIKKNYRDLSKQYHPDSNKNCKDCDKKFQEITKAYKTLSDSRLKKAYDNSKGKVLKLIESNSINLNMKNYVDLVENSNDYWIIQIYSDTDSLCLSFSNIWEESFDKYHEYISFGRINISTDKKLIKQKVPFNVKIYPTIFILSPDGTYQLYSNIFNATSKDFQNFITSNYPNNIYDLKMLNDALYKMSSLNVKKSGYIDKNHHVILLTNKKKLSLQAKQITYKFNNIYKTYSIKYNEIDNISNESIKKSIIDSLKVLSIKKDEYLKENQNIDYFILVNNNQVKIIRRISPTNIKNVYNDALKKNIVEINSINVDSVCSTMGSRKTYCYVIFVDNVDDEKNVNYMRKTYQNINSSYNKFVSKNGSEETEEQLFIQPVYVLKKNLTKKFNKFINDKTINKYDSFLLDYSSNTFSSINEIKNLSNYSQNKDDLSFLHNIYKDIEILNFQKIPKYCLPFNINCLFNIKTTTPYKLYNIINRTSKLQIIFSLIVGFMLFPTFKEYGFLKYVLFALSVGFSVIVINIKDFILLLAS from the coding sequence ATGGGTAGAAAAGCTTCTAATGATAGCTACGAGAATTCAGATGTGAACGGTGCTGTTTCTAAAAGGAAATCTAAAGGGAAGgatgatataaatgatattatGAATGACTTgaataagaagaaaatgaatgAGAAGAAGAATATGAAAGATAAGAAGGATGGTAATTTTTCAGGAAATATGATAGGTGGAATGtataagaataaattaaGATATATCttagataatataataataataagtattattttatcatttgttgtattaatatcttttaaatatttagaaGAGAAATATTCTATAGAATCTTATTTTGAAGATGGAGATAGttttgattattatgaagttttaaaatgtaaaagAGGTGATAGTAttcaaaagataaaaaagaattatcgTGATTTATCTAAACAATATCATCCAGATAGTAATAAGAATTGTAAAGATTGTGATAAGAAATTTCAAGAAATAACAAAAGCATATAAAACATTATCTGATAGTAGATTAAAAAAAGCATATGATAATTCGAAAGGAAAagttttaaaattaattgaATCAAATAGTATTAATTTGAACATGAAAAATTATGTTGATTTGGTAGAAAATTCAAATGATTATTGgataattcaaatatattccGATACAGATAGTTTATGTTTAagtttttcaaatatatggGAAGAAAGTTTTGATAAATATCacgaatatatatcatttggtaggataaatatttcaacagataagaaattaataaaacaaaaagtaCCTTTTAATGTTAAAATATATCCAACgattttcattttatcaCCTGATGGTACATATCAACTATATTCTAACATTTTTAATGCTACATCTAAGGATtttcaaaattttataaCTAGTAATTAtcctaataatatatatgatttaaaaatgttaaatGATGCTTTGTATAAAATGTCTTCATTAAATGTAAAGAAGTCTGgatatattgataaaaaccatcatgttatattattaactaATAAGAAGAAATTAAGTTTACAAGCTAAGCAAATTacttataaatttaataatatatataaaacatattctataaaatataatgaaatagataatatatcaaatgagTCTATTAAAAAGTCCATAATTGATTCATTAAAAGTATTAAGTATTAAAAAAGACGAATATCTAAaagaaaatcaaaatattgattattttattttagtaAACAATAATCAAGTAAAAATTATACGAAGAATATCTCCAacgaatataaaaaatgtatataatgatgcattaaaaaaaaatattgtagAAATTAATTCTATAAATGTTGATTCTGTTTGTTCAACTATGGGTTCAAGAAAAACTTATTgttatgttatatttgtaGATAATgttgatgatgaaaaaaatgttaattaTATGAGAAAAACAtatcaaaatattaatagttCATATAACAAATTTGTATCTAAAAATGGTTCAGAAGAAACAGAAGAacaattatttatacaaccagtatatgtattaaaaaaaaatctaacaaaaaaatttaacaagtttataaatgataaaacaattaataaatatgattcaTTCTTACTTGATTATTCATCTAATACATTTTCATCAAttaatgaaattaaaaactTAAGCAATTATTCACAAAATAAAGACGATTTATCATtcttacataatatatacaaagatATTGAAATCTTAAACTTTCAAAAAATACCAAAATATTGCTTACCTTTTAATATCAATTGtctatttaatattaaaactaCAACaccatataaattatataatattattaatagaaCATCCAAGTTACAAATTATTTTCTCGTTAATTGTTGGTTTTATGTTATTCCCAACATTCAAGGAATATGGATTCTTGAAATATGTTTTGTTTGCTTTATCCGTAGGCTTTTCAGTAATtgtcataaatataaaggatTTCATTCTTCTATTAGCTAGCTAA